The Tachysurus fulvidraco isolate hzauxx_2018 chromosome 4, HZAU_PFXX_2.0, whole genome shotgun sequence DNA window GGTTGCAGCTTCTGACAGTGACACAATGCCTTTTGTGTGTAGGAGGTGTACCTGCACTGCCGGGTGCTAGTGTGTGGTGAGGGAGAGTCACGCTGTACGCAGGGCTGTCACAGACGTCTGAGGCGAGACCTCTGGACTGAACAACATCAGGAGAAACGCACGCTGACAGGAGGACCCATTCTCATTCTGCCagatctgtaacacacacacacacacacacacacacaactctgcCATCCACCTCTTTATCTGTAACCTTGCTTCTGTGATCAATCAAACACCACCATACAATGTCTAGTACATATACCCCATTAACCCCACAATTTCATCAGCCAACTGGAAACTCCATTACTGTGCACATGCATCTGTGTCAATTTACTCACATCGCTCACAAATACACTGACATCACACTCATGTATATCTGAGCCAATGACTCACTCTCTTATGTCATCATAACATACAGTAAGCTTTCCTCCAGGTTAATAGAAGCACTGAACCATGAACACATCCATTCACTCAGCTAGTCCttactgaatatttatataatatatatttgtgcATTTATAAATTCTATATATTTTGTAACAGTTAACAGACCGATGCTATGTCAATTTTGTCATGGACTTATACTATATTgctcaaaataaacacatttaacatttaaaaaaaccccGCATGTTAACATGCAAAAGTATCACTGTATTAAAATTCTGTGTTAATGAATTCAATGCTTATGTCACAGCTGACCGGCATATGTTTTGACACACCAAATATCTATAATAAGGGTATAATGCAATGTTATTTTCTAGATCTGTATCTGATAATTCTCCAAATAtccataaaaatgtattgttttaaacaaataaaattaaaatatattaactcTTACACTACGCCCTTGGAAGCACAGGAAGTCATTGGCGAAAATGTAAGCACTGTTAGCATGGTGTGGCACTGTTAGCATGGTGTGTATTAACAATGTAAGCACTGTTAGCATAGGAACACTTACTTCCTCAACCTCGGCTACATCACCCTAGTTCATAATAAGTTTCAAGTGGAGATGCATTCTGATTCCCCAAAATGGAAACTAAACCTAGTCTGATTTATACCAGTGTGATCATTACAAATGATCAACAAATGAACATGGtcaagcttcatatctgaccaCTTGCTTCAACATGTATGAGAGTTGTACCTCCTCctcatgtgatttttttttttattgtgtccaAATCCTGATGCACGCATTTGtatctgtttaaaaaacatcTTTTCAATCCGAATAACACAATCCAAGTAAATGCACATAGACTGCTGTATTTGCAGACACAAATATACCCTTCATCCAACCTTACCGGAATGATTCTCTGCTGAAACGCCATTTTAGACATGCATGGAGAAAAAGATTTACAATATGTAAAGAGACACAAAGTAAGTTTGcaatttattcagaataaaacttaaaataactTAGGAATGTTAAGACAATGCAGAAGTCATGATGTTCACGATGTTCTTGTGTCTTACAATGTGTTAGTCTGGGTAAAATGAAACCAGTCTGGATTGAATTAAGGGCTGAAAGTTTAATTTGAGTAGCAGCTACACTTTAATAAATTACGAATAATAAATTGTCTCATTTAGAACAACTTAACCAGACCTGTCTACATTAGCCCTAAAGAAATGTTAAAGAAATGCTTTCCTCCCACAGAACCGTAGGAGTTTACCGTTAGGTAAACGTGTAATCCAAGaccttttacatttatttgtatattattaaaaagGCTTCGTGATATGTCTGGGATTCAAGCATTTCATTGTTATTCGCTCTACATGAGTCTTTCGCACCACCGGCCTCTCTTTGGAGTCCACTGAGCTCTTTTTGTTGAGGTTGAAGGCACTTGCAATGTTGAGTCATTTTGCTTGGCAGGAGAAGTGGTGTAGTTCTTACAGCTCATCTTTCTCCTCTCCCTCACAGATACATGCTGCCCTCTGGCTGTTCATGAACGGCCTGCAGCCCAGAGTCCATACCGTGTTGTACATGGTGTCTGCAAATGCCTCgcaagctgagagagagagagagagagagagagaggggagtgGTAATTTATACTGTCATTAATAATTCTCAAGTACACAAAAAAAGCCATGAGAAGTCAGAGAGCAAGATAAGACGTCAGAGTGTACAAAGTGCAATAGTATGTCAGCATGCAAAGGAACCGTTTCCTTATCTGTAACAGCGTCCATATCAGACGCTCTACAGTTTGCTCCTCTGAGACTCCTATCTTGTTTACTTCAAGCAAGCACAAATGTGATTGTAAGAGTAATGGATATGTGATTAGAAGCACTTCTCACCTTCAACCTTCGACACAAAGCCCAAGCTCTTCTTTAGATCCCCGCAGATGCTGTGGAGGCACCAGCGGAACTTGGTGTCACAACGGTACTTGTTGGATCCGCATGTGTCGTAACACATGTCCAGCTGGTTACAGCACTTGGTCATGGCTGGGATGCCCATGTCGAGCTGTGTGTGGTAGAGCATTATGTAGAATTAGTGCATACTGGGAAGTATCAGGTATATTGTTGATATGCTCTTTAAAAATGAGCTCCTTGGTGGTGTGGATATTTGAGTGTTATAGCTTTCTAGCGAGGTTTTACTTTTTTGGTAAGAAACAGAGGATCTCCCATAGGAAGAATCAAAGAAATGGCTGAGTTGGATGAATCCAAGAGGAATCCCTGTTTCCCAATCGCTTCCTATCCCAGGTGTAAATTTACTTTTCATAACTTAAGATACTTGGCTGTACTGTTTCATGGGCGGAACCATCAGGGGAGCACGATTTATACCTTTATTAGCTTTTCCCTAGGAAAGTGTACGTGTTGTAGCTTTTATTAGTGTTTGGAGTATTCCAACACAATGTCTAATTACGTATGATTAATTAGAGGATTTCCAGataaaatatacacactaaAAGTAGAAAAATATCTTGTTGATGGTACCACCCCAGCAGCAAGAAAAAAGTgtagtttttattgttatttttgaaTGTTAATGTGTTGACCTATGTTCTTTCGAACCATAAAACTAAATGTGTTTCCCTTTCTTTATTTATCCACCAAACCCTAAACAAAACCCTTTTCTACCTGGTTGAAACAACCACCACATGTATTCAGAGCTCTGTAGTGAAAATGGTAACACATGCGGGTGTTAGTTTGTTAGTTATGTTTCAGAAGACACATACACTATCCGGTACCTGGAAACCAAGCAAAGACGAGGTGCAGCCATTGGGTTCAGGCATCTGGAAGCCTGGACGAGCTTGTGGAGCTTTACCTGTCAATCAACAAATATGCCTGTTATCTCACCACATGCAAGAGAAAAGCAAAGTGATACTGTCCATAACGTTGCTCTTTcatggactctctctctctatatatatctcaaAGGGTTTCATTTATAAAGCTAGGAGGAACTTTTCTTAAGCATTACAAGCATTACTAACAATCTCTGTCTATCACTGCTAAAGTGTGTATTCCCAACGAAGGACAAAAGTTTCAGTAACTAATAAAGACTTGAGCAATGATCTTGAGCTTTGCCTGCATAATTCTGATATTATCTGCTTTGTTATATAACAGTGCTGCTCTCATTCTGATAAAGATAATACTGTGAAGCAATAGTTTTGTAAGACTTAGCAAACATCTCCAGTTTGCTAAATGGCTCTCCAGTGTTAGTTTTAATGAACCAACACAACAGCATCGATCAAGTCAAAATGAACAGCAAAACCAGGCTTTGGCCACTTACTTCTCATCAGAATGACTTTCGATGGTGTCCATGGCCAAGAGTTATGTGTTCGGTACAAAGTAAAGCCGAGCCACTCTCTAGAATCACGTCACAGCTCTGTCAACATCAACATTTAGCTTGGCTTGCTTACCGAATCTACAGCGGTACTGGCACACTCCATCACGGCCTCCCATAAGCTCCAGCAGCGAGTCAAAATACCCATTGACGGCTTGAAAGCTGCCTCTGATGGAGCCCAAGCCCCATTCGGCTTCGTCGTCGGCATCCTGGGTAGAGCTGGCGGCAGTTTGAGCTGTTTCAGCCTCGGGGATTGTGTTCACGTTTAACTCTTCAGCTGCTGCGGCCTCGGGACCTGACGGAAGCTCCTCGGCAGAAGCAGAAGGGATGAGGGTGGCAGCCAGGCCTGTGGAGAGGCAGAGCAGGAGAACGAGGGCACAGTGAGAGACCATGGTGAAGCCTTGTATGGAATAAGTGTTTGTGGTGTGAAAGAGTGAAACAGCCTGCCACTGATAGTGCTTCATGGACAGGACTTTGAGCCCTGATTAGATCAAGCAGACAGCGAGGCACTGACTCGTGTTAAGGTCAAAGGGCACAGTAGTATCATGCTAGGCGAGAGAGCACGTTTCAAGCCACAAACTCCCTGTAATCTATATCACTTTATTTTTAGCTGTAAATAACGTAGTCATAGACTCAATAACTTTACGTGGAAAAGgtttatttgtactttttttttaaaccacagtAAATTCTACCACATATCAAAACAATTTAAACTGCAAGTGTTTGTGGCTTGCATTCTGAAATATAGTTTCAGTCATTGGGTTGGGCGATTTATTGCAATCCATTGGCGAGGTTCTGGGTACATCTAGTGGTTAAACTGATGAACAGCATAAACATATAATCACTGCAAGTCAGCACACGGCCAATGGGTAGCCTGTATGGAACTGGCATCAGTAGCTGGTTCCAAAAGTACATGCAGTATGCTTGGTGTCTGACTGATAAACCATAGACTTTGTCGTCTACTGACAGATTTATACACTCTCTCGTTAGTCCAAAAGTTCTTTGCTTCAGTCTTTTACTCCCCTTCAGCTTAGAAGAGTCTGAGTCATTCACACAACATGGTGACAAACCCTGTTCCTCATAAGATGACATATCCTCATGACCTAGATTCAACCctgtataattttaaatattcttgTGCAAAAACTATGGCATGaattattttttagtatttttttcatAGGACCTTAAGTTCACAATTAAgcaaaggaaacaaaaatattcttcttggtcttatttatttagatttatttattgaggAAAATTATCTTCATCTATTTTTTCTACTTGGCTTTTGCAGcaggcaataaaaaaaatgatcacaatatattattagagtaatataaagtatatttatatttttttgcatttcttgTCACTGGTGTTAACTACAACTTACTCTTTGTTAactcttttctgtctttcagtaaaataatttttaccAAAAATTAGGATGTAATTGAGGAATATATTGATGCTGGTGTGTTTAATGCTGTGTTTTTTAAGAGGCTGGTGATGTTGACTCTGGCTTGTGCATTTAACACCAGTGACAATGAATAAACTTCAGTGATGTAAAGTTAAACAACATCAAAATCATGAATGGACAAACACGATGGAACATTTTGCTGGTCTGAAAGTGACCTTTATTTGAGAATCGCCCATCTATGAAGACTTTATATGGTGTTATGAACTAAACGATTGGAAGCAGATTATAAAACGTTATTTCATAGTAAGGACAGACGTATGAAGGATCCTAAATCCAGATATTTGATTTGAATTATGCTTCAAATTAGGATGTATACTGTATAGCAGGAAAGAGGACGATAGTTTCTCACACATCGGTAATGACCAGCCACTTCCTGTCCTGTGAAACTGTGGAACTCAAAGTAAGACCTTTCTGTTAAGATTACCATCATTAAATggctaaaatatttttacaaggCAGCTCATTCTTGAATGTCCTAATCATCCATTCAGTGTGGTCCATATCTCCTCCCAAACCTGCCTGTGAAAGAGACAAATCAAAGCGTTGGCCTACTGGAGCATTAATGATGCTATAAATATTGATTCTAATGCTGTGAAATGTTGACTGTTAAACAGTACATACATTGTTGTCTCCTCGCCGACTTTTGCTTTTTTCAGGATCGCTGAAATGTTTCGTTCGAGATCCtttaaaggaaggaaaagacTTTATTCCTTCTGAACTACCCGTTAAACAGGGTGTTGGATTTTTATATGCATACACTCTTGAGATTAACATTAGCGTGTTCATGGTTACCTTAATGGTTCTCTGAAGAAGCACATTTGAAGCAGCAAGGTTCAGGATTTCATCCTAGAGACAGAAAATGACAAACGTACAGTTGAGCACGTAAAGTTTTCAATGTGATGCTCTTAAC harbors:
- the pla2g12b gene encoding group XIIB secretory phospholipase A2-like protein isoform X2, which codes for MKHYQWQAVSLFHTTNTYSIQGFTMVSHCALVLLLCLSTGLAATLIPSASAEELPSGPEAAAAEELNVNTIPEAETAQTAASSTQDADDEAEWGLGSIRGSFQAVNGYFDSLLELMGGRDGVCQYRCRFGKAPQARPGFQMPEPNGCTSSLLGFQLDMGIPAMTKCCNQLDMCYDTCGSNKYRCDTKFRWCLHSICGDLKKSLGFVSKVEACEAFADTMYNTVWTLGCRPFMNSQRAACICEGEEKDEL
- the pla2g12b gene encoding group XIIB secretory phospholipase A2-like protein isoform X1 translates to MKHYQWQAVSLFHTTNTYSIQGFTMVSHCALVLLLCLSTGLAATLIPSASAEELPSGPEAAAAEELNVNTIPEAETAQTAASSTQDADDEAEWGLGSIRGSFQAVNGYFDSLLELMGGRDGVCQYRCRFGKAPQARPGFQMPEPNGCTSSLLGFQVPDSLDMGIPAMTKCCNQLDMCYDTCGSNKYRCDTKFRWCLHSICGDLKKSLGFVSKVEACEAFADTMYNTVWTLGCRPFMNSQRAACICEGEEKDEL